The following proteins are co-located in the Apis mellifera strain DH4 linkage group LG11, Amel_HAv3.1, whole genome shotgun sequence genome:
- the LOC413816 gene encoding sodium-independent sulfate anion transporter isoform X1 yields the protein MTYLKSMNKPNGAGDINQKNGNEVYINHGLTGSRDSLDIDRSNSSQILHDSYESHREIQGSSDFILVEESGDYGMEQKDSFLNSTMYQLRRRCRSICTKKTVYKRVPILNWLPRYDGHDALGDLVAGVTVGLTVIPQSLAYANVAGLPPQYGLYGSFLGCFIYVIFGSCKDTPMGPSAIISLLTYQTVARLDEPLKHAILLCFLSGVIELIMGIFGLGFLIDFVSGPVSSGFTSAVALIIITSQVKDILGIPAQGSQFLEMWKSLVGHLHETSAWDAALGVTCIALLLFLRLLASYTIGPKDEELQSTKYRILNKFIWLFGTSRNALLVILSGLLGYSFRKKSPFKLVGYIPEGMPNIQPPPFSYIKYDNTTVTFVDMISNLGSGILVLPLISLMEDIAICKAFSTGKSVDATQELIAIGISNIGNSFVQAFPGTGSLSRSAVNNASGVRTPMGGIYTGTLVILALLFLTPYFSYIPRCTLAAIIIAAVIFMVEVKVVKPMWRTKKSDLIPGLGTFIACLLLQLEIGILCGIGINILFILYHAARPKISVEKLMSRHGIRYLMLTPDRCLIFPSVDYVRNLVTKYSQRTGNVATPVVIDCSHIYGADFTAATVIETLTKDFASRGQPLFFYNLKPSVYAVFEGVASTDFVVYYTQEALDDLLKERGYIKQIK from the exons ATGACTTATCTGAAATC AATGAACAAACCGAATGGTGCAGGagatataaatcaaaagaatGGTAATGAAGTATACATAAATCATGGTTTGACTGGATCTAGGGATAGCTTGGATATTGATCGTTCGAACAGTTCTCAAATTCTGCATGATTCTTATGAAAGTCATCGAGAAATACAAGGTTCTTCAGATTTTATCC TGGTGGAAGAATCTGGAGATTATGGGATGGAACAGAAAGATAGTTTTCTTAATTCCACGATGTATCAGTTGAGGCGACGTTGTAGATCAATTTGTACGAAGAAAACTGTTTATAAAAGAGTGCCAATTTTAAATTGGCTACCCAGATATGATGGTCATGATGCACTCGGTGATCTCGTTGCTGGTGTCACCGTTGGTCTCACTGTAATCCCACAATCATTAGCGTACGCTAATGTAGCAGGTTTACCACCTCAA TATGGATTGTACGGTAGCTTTCTAGgatgttttatttatgttatattcggATCTTGTAAAGACACACCGATGGGACCAAGTGCCATCATCTCTCTGCTCACGTATCAAACAGTTGCACGCCTTGATGAACCATTGAAACATGCGATACTTCTCTGTTTCTTGTCTGGAGTAATAGAACTTATAATGGGTATATTTGGTCTCG gatttttaatcgattttgtGTCCGGACCTGTAAGTTCTGGATTTACGTCAGCGGTAgctctaataattataacatcacAAGTAAAAGATATACTTGGTATTCCTGCGCAAGGTTCGCAATTTCTTGAAATGTGGAAAAGTCTCGTTGGACATTTACATGAAACTTCAGCTTGGGATGCCGCACTTGGTGTAACTTGTATAGcgcttcttttatttctcagG ctttTAGCATCATATACAATTGGTCCTAAAGACGAAGAATTGCAAAGtacaaaatatcgaatattaaataaattcatatggTTATTTGGTACCTCGCGAAATGCACTTCTAGTAATATTATCTGGTCTTTTGGGATatagttttagaaaaaaatcaccCTTCAAATTGGTTG GATACATACCAGAAGGTATGCCAAATATACAACCACCACCATTTAGTTATATCAAATACGATAATACAACAGTCACATTTGTCGatatgatttcaaatttagGTAGCGGTATTCTTGTTTTACCGCTTATCTCTTTAATGGAAGATATTGCTATTTGCAAAGCATTCt caACTGGAAAATCAGTTGATGCAACACAAGAATTAATAGCAATTGGAATATCAAATATTGGTAATTCTTTTGTTCAGGCGTTTCCTGGTACAGGATCTCTTAGTAGAAGCGCGGTAAACAATGCTTCTGGAGTAAGAACACCAATGGGAGGCATTTATActg gtaCTTTAGTAATATTagctcttctctttcttactCCATACTTCAGTTATATTCCAAGATGTACATTAGCAGCAATCATTATAGCTGCAGTAATATTTATGGTCGAAGTTAAAGTTGTAAAACCAATGTGGAGAACTAAaa aatcagATTTAATTCCTGGTTTAGGGACATTCATTGCATGTTTATTGCTACAAttagaaattggaattttatgtggtattggaataaatattttattcattttatatcatgCTGCAAGACCAAAAATATCTGTGGAAAAACTTatg TCTCGACATGGTATTCGATATCTTATGTTAACTCCAGAtcgatgtttaatttttccatctgTTGATTATGTGCGAAATTTAGTAACAAAATATAGTCAAAGAACAGGGAATGTAGCGACACCAGTTGTAATCGATTGTTCTCATATTTATGGAGCAGATTTTACTGCAGCTACAGTAATTGAAACTTTAACAAAAGATTTTGCATCAAGGGGTCAACcactatttttctataatttaaaacctTCGGTTTATGCTGTATTTGAAGGTGTTGCATCAACTGATTTTGTCGTTTATTATACTCAAGAAGCGTTAGACGATCTTCTAAAAGAAAGAGGATACATAaagcaaattaaataa
- the LOC413816 gene encoding sodium-independent sulfate anion transporter isoform X3 — protein sequence MTYLKSMNKPNGAGDINQKNGNEVYINHGLTGSRDSLDIDRSNSSQILHDSYESHREIQVVEESGDYGMEQKDSFLNSTMYQLRRRCRSICTKKTVYKRVPILNWLPRYDGHDALGDLVAGVTVGLTVIPQSLAYANVAGLPPQYGLYGSFLGCFIYVIFGSCKDTPMGPSAIISLLTYQTVARLDEPLKHAILLCFLSGVIELIMGIFGLGFLIDFVSGPVSSGFTSAVALIIITSQVKDILGIPAQGSQFLEMWKSLVGHLHETSAWDAALGVTCIALLLFLRLLASYTIGPKDEELQSTKYRILNKFIWLFGTSRNALLVILSGLLGYSFRKKSPFKLVGYIPEGMPNIQPPPFSYIKYDNTTVTFVDMISNLGSGILVLPLISLMEDIAICKAFSTGKSVDATQELIAIGISNIGNSFVQAFPGTGSLSRSAVNNASGVRTPMGGIYTGTLVILALLFLTPYFSYIPRCTLAAIIIAAVIFMVEVKVVKPMWRTKKSDLIPGLGTFIACLLLQLEIGILCGIGINILFILYHAARPKISVEKLMSRHGIRYLMLTPDRCLIFPSVDYVRNLVTKYSQRTGNVATPVVIDCSHIYGADFTAATVIETLTKDFASRGQPLFFYNLKPSVYAVFEGVASTDFVVYYTQEALDDLLKERGYIKQIK from the exons ATGACTTATCTGAAATC AATGAACAAACCGAATGGTGCAGGagatataaatcaaaagaatGGTAATGAAGTATACATAAATCATGGTTTGACTGGATCTAGGGATAGCTTGGATATTGATCGTTCGAACAGTTCTCAAATTCTGCATGATTCTTATGAAAGTCATCGAGAAATACAAG TGGTGGAAGAATCTGGAGATTATGGGATGGAACAGAAAGATAGTTTTCTTAATTCCACGATGTATCAGTTGAGGCGACGTTGTAGATCAATTTGTACGAAGAAAACTGTTTATAAAAGAGTGCCAATTTTAAATTGGCTACCCAGATATGATGGTCATGATGCACTCGGTGATCTCGTTGCTGGTGTCACCGTTGGTCTCACTGTAATCCCACAATCATTAGCGTACGCTAATGTAGCAGGTTTACCACCTCAA TATGGATTGTACGGTAGCTTTCTAGgatgttttatttatgttatattcggATCTTGTAAAGACACACCGATGGGACCAAGTGCCATCATCTCTCTGCTCACGTATCAAACAGTTGCACGCCTTGATGAACCATTGAAACATGCGATACTTCTCTGTTTCTTGTCTGGAGTAATAGAACTTATAATGGGTATATTTGGTCTCG gatttttaatcgattttgtGTCCGGACCTGTAAGTTCTGGATTTACGTCAGCGGTAgctctaataattataacatcacAAGTAAAAGATATACTTGGTATTCCTGCGCAAGGTTCGCAATTTCTTGAAATGTGGAAAAGTCTCGTTGGACATTTACATGAAACTTCAGCTTGGGATGCCGCACTTGGTGTAACTTGTATAGcgcttcttttatttctcagG ctttTAGCATCATATACAATTGGTCCTAAAGACGAAGAATTGCAAAGtacaaaatatcgaatattaaataaattcatatggTTATTTGGTACCTCGCGAAATGCACTTCTAGTAATATTATCTGGTCTTTTGGGATatagttttagaaaaaaatcaccCTTCAAATTGGTTG GATACATACCAGAAGGTATGCCAAATATACAACCACCACCATTTAGTTATATCAAATACGATAATACAACAGTCACATTTGTCGatatgatttcaaatttagGTAGCGGTATTCTTGTTTTACCGCTTATCTCTTTAATGGAAGATATTGCTATTTGCAAAGCATTCt caACTGGAAAATCAGTTGATGCAACACAAGAATTAATAGCAATTGGAATATCAAATATTGGTAATTCTTTTGTTCAGGCGTTTCCTGGTACAGGATCTCTTAGTAGAAGCGCGGTAAACAATGCTTCTGGAGTAAGAACACCAATGGGAGGCATTTATActg gtaCTTTAGTAATATTagctcttctctttcttactCCATACTTCAGTTATATTCCAAGATGTACATTAGCAGCAATCATTATAGCTGCAGTAATATTTATGGTCGAAGTTAAAGTTGTAAAACCAATGTGGAGAACTAAaa aatcagATTTAATTCCTGGTTTAGGGACATTCATTGCATGTTTATTGCTACAAttagaaattggaattttatgtggtattggaataaatattttattcattttatatcatgCTGCAAGACCAAAAATATCTGTGGAAAAACTTatg TCTCGACATGGTATTCGATATCTTATGTTAACTCCAGAtcgatgtttaatttttccatctgTTGATTATGTGCGAAATTTAGTAACAAAATATAGTCAAAGAACAGGGAATGTAGCGACACCAGTTGTAATCGATTGTTCTCATATTTATGGAGCAGATTTTACTGCAGCTACAGTAATTGAAACTTTAACAAAAGATTTTGCATCAAGGGGTCAACcactatttttctataatttaaaacctTCGGTTTATGCTGTATTTGAAGGTGTTGCATCAACTGATTTTGTCGTTTATTATACTCAAGAAGCGTTAGACGATCTTCTAAAAGAAAGAGGATACATAaagcaaattaaataa
- the LOC413816 gene encoding sodium-independent sulfate anion transporter isoform X4, whose translation MNKPNGAGDINQKNGNEVYINHGLTGSRDSLDIDRSNSSQILHDSYESHREIQVVEESGDYGMEQKDSFLNSTMYQLRRRCRSICTKKTVYKRVPILNWLPRYDGHDALGDLVAGVTVGLTVIPQSLAYANVAGLPPQYGLYGSFLGCFIYVIFGSCKDTPMGPSAIISLLTYQTVARLDEPLKHAILLCFLSGVIELIMGIFGLGFLIDFVSGPVSSGFTSAVALIIITSQVKDILGIPAQGSQFLEMWKSLVGHLHETSAWDAALGVTCIALLLFLRLLASYTIGPKDEELQSTKYRILNKFIWLFGTSRNALLVILSGLLGYSFRKKSPFKLVGYIPEGMPNIQPPPFSYIKYDNTTVTFVDMISNLGSGILVLPLISLMEDIAICKAFSTGKSVDATQELIAIGISNIGNSFVQAFPGTGSLSRSAVNNASGVRTPMGGIYTGTLVILALLFLTPYFSYIPRCTLAAIIIAAVIFMVEVKVVKPMWRTKKSDLIPGLGTFIACLLLQLEIGILCGIGINILFILYHAARPKISVEKLMSRHGIRYLMLTPDRCLIFPSVDYVRNLVTKYSQRTGNVATPVVIDCSHIYGADFTAATVIETLTKDFASRGQPLFFYNLKPSVYAVFEGVASTDFVVYYTQEALDDLLKERGYIKQIK comes from the exons ATGAACAAACCGAATGGTGCAGGagatataaatcaaaagaatGGTAATGAAGTATACATAAATCATGGTTTGACTGGATCTAGGGATAGCTTGGATATTGATCGTTCGAACAGTTCTCAAATTCTGCATGATTCTTATGAAAGTCATCGAGAAATACAAG TGGTGGAAGAATCTGGAGATTATGGGATGGAACAGAAAGATAGTTTTCTTAATTCCACGATGTATCAGTTGAGGCGACGTTGTAGATCAATTTGTACGAAGAAAACTGTTTATAAAAGAGTGCCAATTTTAAATTGGCTACCCAGATATGATGGTCATGATGCACTCGGTGATCTCGTTGCTGGTGTCACCGTTGGTCTCACTGTAATCCCACAATCATTAGCGTACGCTAATGTAGCAGGTTTACCACCTCAA TATGGATTGTACGGTAGCTTTCTAGgatgttttatttatgttatattcggATCTTGTAAAGACACACCGATGGGACCAAGTGCCATCATCTCTCTGCTCACGTATCAAACAGTTGCACGCCTTGATGAACCATTGAAACATGCGATACTTCTCTGTTTCTTGTCTGGAGTAATAGAACTTATAATGGGTATATTTGGTCTCG gatttttaatcgattttgtGTCCGGACCTGTAAGTTCTGGATTTACGTCAGCGGTAgctctaataattataacatcacAAGTAAAAGATATACTTGGTATTCCTGCGCAAGGTTCGCAATTTCTTGAAATGTGGAAAAGTCTCGTTGGACATTTACATGAAACTTCAGCTTGGGATGCCGCACTTGGTGTAACTTGTATAGcgcttcttttatttctcagG ctttTAGCATCATATACAATTGGTCCTAAAGACGAAGAATTGCAAAGtacaaaatatcgaatattaaataaattcatatggTTATTTGGTACCTCGCGAAATGCACTTCTAGTAATATTATCTGGTCTTTTGGGATatagttttagaaaaaaatcaccCTTCAAATTGGTTG GATACATACCAGAAGGTATGCCAAATATACAACCACCACCATTTAGTTATATCAAATACGATAATACAACAGTCACATTTGTCGatatgatttcaaatttagGTAGCGGTATTCTTGTTTTACCGCTTATCTCTTTAATGGAAGATATTGCTATTTGCAAAGCATTCt caACTGGAAAATCAGTTGATGCAACACAAGAATTAATAGCAATTGGAATATCAAATATTGGTAATTCTTTTGTTCAGGCGTTTCCTGGTACAGGATCTCTTAGTAGAAGCGCGGTAAACAATGCTTCTGGAGTAAGAACACCAATGGGAGGCATTTATActg gtaCTTTAGTAATATTagctcttctctttcttactCCATACTTCAGTTATATTCCAAGATGTACATTAGCAGCAATCATTATAGCTGCAGTAATATTTATGGTCGAAGTTAAAGTTGTAAAACCAATGTGGAGAACTAAaa aatcagATTTAATTCCTGGTTTAGGGACATTCATTGCATGTTTATTGCTACAAttagaaattggaattttatgtggtattggaataaatattttattcattttatatcatgCTGCAAGACCAAAAATATCTGTGGAAAAACTTatg TCTCGACATGGTATTCGATATCTTATGTTAACTCCAGAtcgatgtttaatttttccatctgTTGATTATGTGCGAAATTTAGTAACAAAATATAGTCAAAGAACAGGGAATGTAGCGACACCAGTTGTAATCGATTGTTCTCATATTTATGGAGCAGATTTTACTGCAGCTACAGTAATTGAAACTTTAACAAAAGATTTTGCATCAAGGGGTCAACcactatttttctataatttaaaacctTCGGTTTATGCTGTATTTGAAGGTGTTGCATCAACTGATTTTGTCGTTTATTATACTCAAGAAGCGTTAGACGATCTTCTAAAAGAAAGAGGATACATAaagcaaattaaataa
- the LOC413816 gene encoding sodium-independent sulfate anion transporter isoform X2: MNKPNGAGDINQKNGNEVYINHGLTGSRDSLDIDRSNSSQILHDSYESHREIQGSSDFILVEESGDYGMEQKDSFLNSTMYQLRRRCRSICTKKTVYKRVPILNWLPRYDGHDALGDLVAGVTVGLTVIPQSLAYANVAGLPPQYGLYGSFLGCFIYVIFGSCKDTPMGPSAIISLLTYQTVARLDEPLKHAILLCFLSGVIELIMGIFGLGFLIDFVSGPVSSGFTSAVALIIITSQVKDILGIPAQGSQFLEMWKSLVGHLHETSAWDAALGVTCIALLLFLRLLASYTIGPKDEELQSTKYRILNKFIWLFGTSRNALLVILSGLLGYSFRKKSPFKLVGYIPEGMPNIQPPPFSYIKYDNTTVTFVDMISNLGSGILVLPLISLMEDIAICKAFSTGKSVDATQELIAIGISNIGNSFVQAFPGTGSLSRSAVNNASGVRTPMGGIYTGTLVILALLFLTPYFSYIPRCTLAAIIIAAVIFMVEVKVVKPMWRTKKSDLIPGLGTFIACLLLQLEIGILCGIGINILFILYHAARPKISVEKLMSRHGIRYLMLTPDRCLIFPSVDYVRNLVTKYSQRTGNVATPVVIDCSHIYGADFTAATVIETLTKDFASRGQPLFFYNLKPSVYAVFEGVASTDFVVYYTQEALDDLLKERGYIKQIK; encoded by the exons ATGAACAAACCGAATGGTGCAGGagatataaatcaaaagaatGGTAATGAAGTATACATAAATCATGGTTTGACTGGATCTAGGGATAGCTTGGATATTGATCGTTCGAACAGTTCTCAAATTCTGCATGATTCTTATGAAAGTCATCGAGAAATACAAGGTTCTTCAGATTTTATCC TGGTGGAAGAATCTGGAGATTATGGGATGGAACAGAAAGATAGTTTTCTTAATTCCACGATGTATCAGTTGAGGCGACGTTGTAGATCAATTTGTACGAAGAAAACTGTTTATAAAAGAGTGCCAATTTTAAATTGGCTACCCAGATATGATGGTCATGATGCACTCGGTGATCTCGTTGCTGGTGTCACCGTTGGTCTCACTGTAATCCCACAATCATTAGCGTACGCTAATGTAGCAGGTTTACCACCTCAA TATGGATTGTACGGTAGCTTTCTAGgatgttttatttatgttatattcggATCTTGTAAAGACACACCGATGGGACCAAGTGCCATCATCTCTCTGCTCACGTATCAAACAGTTGCACGCCTTGATGAACCATTGAAACATGCGATACTTCTCTGTTTCTTGTCTGGAGTAATAGAACTTATAATGGGTATATTTGGTCTCG gatttttaatcgattttgtGTCCGGACCTGTAAGTTCTGGATTTACGTCAGCGGTAgctctaataattataacatcacAAGTAAAAGATATACTTGGTATTCCTGCGCAAGGTTCGCAATTTCTTGAAATGTGGAAAAGTCTCGTTGGACATTTACATGAAACTTCAGCTTGGGATGCCGCACTTGGTGTAACTTGTATAGcgcttcttttatttctcagG ctttTAGCATCATATACAATTGGTCCTAAAGACGAAGAATTGCAAAGtacaaaatatcgaatattaaataaattcatatggTTATTTGGTACCTCGCGAAATGCACTTCTAGTAATATTATCTGGTCTTTTGGGATatagttttagaaaaaaatcaccCTTCAAATTGGTTG GATACATACCAGAAGGTATGCCAAATATACAACCACCACCATTTAGTTATATCAAATACGATAATACAACAGTCACATTTGTCGatatgatttcaaatttagGTAGCGGTATTCTTGTTTTACCGCTTATCTCTTTAATGGAAGATATTGCTATTTGCAAAGCATTCt caACTGGAAAATCAGTTGATGCAACACAAGAATTAATAGCAATTGGAATATCAAATATTGGTAATTCTTTTGTTCAGGCGTTTCCTGGTACAGGATCTCTTAGTAGAAGCGCGGTAAACAATGCTTCTGGAGTAAGAACACCAATGGGAGGCATTTATActg gtaCTTTAGTAATATTagctcttctctttcttactCCATACTTCAGTTATATTCCAAGATGTACATTAGCAGCAATCATTATAGCTGCAGTAATATTTATGGTCGAAGTTAAAGTTGTAAAACCAATGTGGAGAACTAAaa aatcagATTTAATTCCTGGTTTAGGGACATTCATTGCATGTTTATTGCTACAAttagaaattggaattttatgtggtattggaataaatattttattcattttatatcatgCTGCAAGACCAAAAATATCTGTGGAAAAACTTatg TCTCGACATGGTATTCGATATCTTATGTTAACTCCAGAtcgatgtttaatttttccatctgTTGATTATGTGCGAAATTTAGTAACAAAATATAGTCAAAGAACAGGGAATGTAGCGACACCAGTTGTAATCGATTGTTCTCATATTTATGGAGCAGATTTTACTGCAGCTACAGTAATTGAAACTTTAACAAAAGATTTTGCATCAAGGGGTCAACcactatttttctataatttaaaacctTCGGTTTATGCTGTATTTGAAGGTGTTGCATCAACTGATTTTGTCGTTTATTATACTCAAGAAGCGTTAGACGATCTTCTAAAAGAAAGAGGATACATAaagcaaattaaataa
- the LOC551560 gene encoding cytochrome P450 6k1, with protein MAMQNSLFMPIIFSIAFFVIILILYLKYTRTYWLRRGVPTVPGHWLFGNIKKILDLKKPPAYVISDIYQKCSENDDILGIYIFFKPFLLIKDPAIIKQILIKDFNYFPDRNFTIQSFYDEIGNKSLFTLKNPQWKYLRTKLSPIFSSAKVKKLFHLMVEAANSMNKYLDDEFSNDTKTKTIMIKDVTLKYTTNVISSVAFGIQVNSFNPKTIQFYEEAQKGLKTTFSRSMQLCISFFFPKLSPYLNTRMLGSSTNFFRKVFWNSMDNREITKTKREDLIDSLMELKNAKQDKDFKFEGDALLSQSAIFFIAGRETSISIICLTLYELAKHPEIQKRTREEINEKLKEHGMTYEGVQSMKYLHQVVSEILRIYPPTPIIDRVAVADYKIPGTDIVIEKGTSVFIVLTALHNDPKYHPDPLRFNPDRFSDENKENIKPFTYIPFGEGPRICIGARIGQLQSIIGLITIIKNYEISLNSKCKGDLDVRNIFITPINDFSLNLTKI; from the exons atggcaatgcaaaattcattatttatgccAATCATTTTTTCGATTGccttttttgtaataatcttgattttatatttaaagtatactCGCACTTACTGGCTAAGAAGAGGTGTTCCTACAGTACCTGGTCACTGGTTATTCGGTaacataaaaaagatattagatCTAAAAAAACCTCCTGCCTACGTAATAAgtgatatatatcaaaaatgttCGGAAAATGATGACATTcttggaatttatatatttttcaaaccattcttattgataaaagatccagcaataattaaacaaatcttaattaaagatttcaattattttccgGATCGCAATTTTACGATTCAATCATTTTACGacgaaattggaaataaaagcCTTTTTACATTGAAGAATCCccaatggaaatatttaag gacTAAATTATCACCGATATTCAGTAGTGCAAAAGTGAAAAAACTGTTCCATTTAATGGTTGAAGCTGCCAAttcgatgaataaatatttagatgatgaattttcaaacgatACGAAAACAAAAACTATTATGATAAAAGAtgttactttaaaatataccaCTAATGTTATATCTTCTGTTGCTTTTGGAATTCAAGTAAATTCATTCAATCCCAaaacaatacaattttatgaagaag CTCAAAAAGGACTCAAAACGACATTTTCTCGCAGCATGCAattatgtatttcatttttctttccaaaactTTCGCCATATTTGAATACTAGAATGTTAGGATCTTCGACAAATTTCTTTCGTAAAGTATTCTGGAATTCCATGGATAACAGAGAAATAACTAAAACTAAACGAGAAGATTTAATTGATTCTTTAATGGAATTGAAAAATGCCAAACAAGATAAAGATTTCA aaTTCGAAGGTGATGCATTGTTGAGTCAATCagcaattttctttattgctGGACGCGAAACaagtatatcaattatatgtcTCACGCTTTATGAATTAGCTAAACATCCAGAAATTCAAAAACGAACACGAGAGGAGattaatgagaaattaaaGGAACATGGAATGACTTATGAAGGTGTTCAAAGCATGAAGTATCTGCATCAAGTTGTATCAGAAATTCTACGAATTTATCCTCCGACtccaattatcgatcgagttgcCGTGGCGGATTACAAG atACCAGGAACTGATATAGTCATAGAAAAAGGAACATCAGTTTTCATAGTTCTAACTGCACTTCACAATGATCCAAAATATCATCCAGATCCTCTCCGTTTTAATCCTGATAGATTCagtgatgaaaataaagaaaatatcaaaccATTTACATATATACCATTTGGAGAGGGACCAAGAATTTGCATTG gagCTCGAATTGGTCAATTGCAATCTATTATTGGTTTGattactataattaaaaattatgaaatttcattaaattctaaatgcaAAGGTGATCTTGATgttcgtaatatttttataacaccAATAAATGActttagtttaaatttaacaaaaatataa
- the RpL32 gene encoding 60S ribosomal protein L32 isoform X1 translates to MAIRPVYRPTIVKKRTKKFIRHQSDRYSKLKRNWRKPKGIDNRVRRRFKGQYLMPNIGYGSNKKTRHMLPTGFRKVLVHNVKELEVLMMQNRKFCAEIAHGVSSKKRKSIVERAQQLSIRVTNASARLRSQENE, encoded by the exons atggcTATTCGTCCAGTATACAGGCCtacaattgtgaaaaaaagaacaaaaaagttCATTCGTCACCAGAGTGATCGTTACAGTAAATTAaag agaAACTGGCGTAAACCTAAAGGTATTGATAACAGAGTTCGTAGACGTTTTAAGGGACAATATTTGATGCCCAATATTGGTTATGGAAGTAACAAAAAAACTCGTCATATGTTGCCAACTGGTTTTAGAAAAGTTTTGGTACATAATGTCAAG GAACTGGAAGTTTTAATGATGCAAAACAGAAAATTTTGTGCTGAAATTGCTCATGGTGTGAGCAGTAAAAAACGTAAATCCATTGTTGAACGTGCTCAACAACTTTCAATAAGAGTAACTAATGCCAGTGCAAGGTTACGTTCtcaagaaaatgaataa
- the RpL32 gene encoding 60S ribosomal protein L32 (The RefSeq protein has 2 substitutions compared to this genomic sequence), whose protein sequence is MAIRPVYRPTIVKKRTKKFIRHQSDRYSKLKRNWRKPKGIDNRVRRRFKGQYLMPNIGYGSNKKTRHMLPTGFRKVLVHNVKELEVLMMQNRKFCAEIAHGGSSKKRKSIVERAQQLSIRVTYASARLRSQENE, encoded by the exons atggcTATTCGTCCAGTATACAGGCCtacaattgtgaaaaaaagaacaaaaaagttCATTCGTCACCAGAGTGATCGTTACAGTAAATTAaag agaAACTGGCGTAAACCTAAAGGTATTGATAACAGAGTTCGTAGACGTTTTAAGGGACAATATTTGATGCCCAATATTGGTTATGGAAGTAACAAAAAAACTCGTCATATGTTGCCAACTGGTTTTAGAAAAGTTTTGGTACATAATGTCAAG GAACTGGAAGTTTTAATGATGCAAAACAGAAAATTTTGTGCTGAAATTGCTCATGGTGTGAGCAGTAAAAAACGTAAATCCATTGTTGAACGTGCTCAACAACTTTCAATAAGAGTAACTAATGCCAGTGCAAGGTTACGTTCtcaagaaaatgaataa